TGCGCCAAAGCGAGTCGGGCTCGTTTTCGGAACTGATGAAAGCGGTGTTTTTTATCGATCGCCAGCGCATCCTCACCAAAAAGTTCAGCCAGTTCACCGGCGGCATTTCGCCGCAGTAAATCCATCTGGAAAAAGCGATCCTGGCCATGGGCGTACCCCAGTGCAAATGCAGCATCCGTCCGGCTGGATGCACGAATCACGGCGGTTCCAAAACTGTCCCGGTCGAGATGAGCGGGCTGTTCCGGCCCCTGGATGACAACGTTGCCATCCAGTTGAGGTAGGTTGGCCCATAAGAGTCCGTAGCCGGCACCGACGGAGAGAGCCAGTATGCCGGCGATCATGATCAGAGCTTTTGTGATCTTTGAGGTCATGCGCAGTCCTTTGCTGATGTGATTTACGTCATACCGCAGGTTTCACCCAGGCCTTTGTTTATCCCGTGTGTTTCAGAAGCAATGGCTTAAAGGAAGGATAGTGATATTTGGTCTGACTTGCAGATTTGATGCGGTAAAGCGGTTGCCGGATCGCGAAGCAGGGGTTGGGAAGAGAAAAAGACAGCCGCAGCTTGGTGGAATCTCAAAACTGCCGGACTGTCTGTGTTCAACAGTCTTTACTTGAATGTGTTGAGTCCAAGCAGAGTTTAAATCTGGCCGGGATGCTGGTGTAAGCGGGCACCGGCCAGGTCTCAGTTGAGGGTGGTGGTCTGGATATCTGTCGCTTCAAGCGTGAATTGAGGCAGGGTTTTGCGTAACGCATCGGCCATGGCCTCTGAGGCGAGTATGCCCCGGCAATGGGCCCAATACCGGCCATCCACCTGATAAAACTGTTCACTTTTCACCGCTTGCAGAGTTGGCCAGACCGGTTGCTGCTGCCATTGCAGCAGGGCGTTGTCCGGTACGATGGTGCCTGAAAGCAGAATATCCGGGTTGATGGTGCTGATTTCTTCCAGCGTCACCAGACGAAGTGCCCGGTCATCGAGACCAATCTGTTCCGGCACTCTGAGGCCGATGGCTTTCAGGACACCACCGGGATAGGCTGAGCCGGAATAGGCATAAACCCCGTTTTCCAGAGCCACGGCAAACAGGGCTTGCTGGCCGTGAACCGGACTGAGCTGCTTTTCAATGTGACGCATGTAGATGTCGTGTTCTTGCAAACGGGCAGTCATCAGGGCTTCCTGGTCGACCAGCTTGCCGATTTTTTCAGCCACTTCCAGGTTTTCTGCGTAGGTCTCGCCGCGCGATGCCAGCAGTGCCGTTGGAGCAATAGCACTCAGTGCCGGGTAAATCGCCTGATGGCGGTTGACGTCCGCAATGATTAAATCGGGCTTCAGGGCTGCAATCTGGCTCAGATCCGGGCTGGAGCGGTCACCGACAGAGACCCAACCGCTGATGCGCGAAATAACGGCCGGATGCAGGTTCAGCGGGTCATTGTCATCTGCGATCCCCACAGGACTGATCCCGATGGCTGCAAGTGCATCCGCAAAAGCATACTCCAGCGTCACAATACGTTGCGGCGGTGTGTCCAGAGTCATACTTTTTCCAAGGCTGTCTGTCATGGTTGCAGTGAAGGCGGCAGTGCTGGAGAAAAGAAACAGAGAAAAGGCGATCCAGCGCAGATATCCCAACAGAGGCATGGTACTCCCTTGATTAACAGAGAAAAATATTATGGATTGTGGAGCTGTTGCTGCTTCATTCTAATGGCTTTCGAACGCAGTACAAGGGAAGTCTCCGGATAAAGAGAGGACTTCGGCCAGTTCTGGATCGGGATCGGTTTCCGGTTGCGGTTCCCTAATGCTTTTCCGCAGCTGAGGCCCTATCCTTGCTTTAAAGGCAGATTCAGCTGCGGAGATTTTTATCGAAGGCAAAGGCGACAAAAAAATACACAATCCTTGCGCAAGTGCATTGAATTTACGCCATTTCTGATTAGGATTTCAGCAACCATTCGTCATGGAGTGACATATTGATGAAACTTGTCGGGAACTGGGGCATAGCTGTCATGATTGCCCTGCTGCTTACCGGATGTAACCGCGCCTCAACCTCACAGGCGCTGGGGACGCTGGAGCGCGACCGGATTACGCTGACTGCCACCGCAACTGAAATTATCCGGGTGATGCCTGTGGAAGAAGGGCAGCCCGTGAAAGCCGGCGAAGTGCTGGTGAGGCTCGATACAACACGTCAGGCTGCGGTGCTGGCGCAGGCAAAAGCACAGCAGGTAAAGGCCGAAGCTTATCTTCTGAGGCTGACCAACGGGGAGCGGGTCGAAGATATTGCGGCCGCCAAAGCGGGACTGGATCAGGCGGAAGCCCGTCTGGTGGATGCTGAAAAAACCTATGAGCGCCGGGAACGTCTGGTCAGACAAAAACTGATCAGCGTGGCAGAACGGGATAATGCCCGGGCGGAACGGGATGCGGCACGTGCCGAAGTGACAGCAGCTCGTGAGAATCTGACCAAGCTGACCCGGGGCGAACGAACCGAAGATATCCAGCAGGCGCAGGCTGAACTGGAAGCGGCGCAGGCGAATGTGGCGTTGCAGCAACGTATTTTGGATGACTTAACAGTGGTTGCAACCCGGGACGGGATTGTCGACAGTCTGCCCTATAACCTGGGGGAGCGTGTGCCGGTGAATGCAGTGGTTGCCGTGCTTCAGGCCAACAGCCGTCCTTATGCCAGAGTCTATGTGCCGGAGCCTTATCGTGTGGCAATGCAACCCGGCAAACAGGCAGCCGTCTATGTTGACGGTGTCTCACAACCTTATGAAGGCAAATTGCGCTGGATTGCGACAGAGCCGGCATTTACCCCGTATTACGCACTGAATGAAGATGACAGGGCCCGGCTGGTCTATCTGGCGGAGTTTGATTTGCCGGATGAAGCCCGATCCCTGCCTTCCGGGGTGCCTGTTCAGGTGGAGATGTCCGTTGAGTGAACTTGCAATCAATGCCGTCGGACTGACGCGGCGGTTCGGTGATTTCACCGCGGTGAATCAGCTGAATCTTCATGTGCCGAAAGGCAGTATCTACGGTTTTCTGGGACCCAACGGATGCGGAAAGTCGACTACGCTGCGGATGCTGACCGGACTGCTCAGTCCGAGTGAAGGGGAAATTAATGTGCTGGGTCTGCGGATTCCGGAACAGGCTGAAGCGCTTCGGATGAAAATCGGCTATATGACGCAGAAGTTTTCGTTGTACGAAGACTTGTCCGTCTCAGAAAACCTGCAATTTATCGGGCAGATATACGGCCTCTCTTCCCGTGAACTCAAACCCAGGGTGGCAGAACTTGCGGACACTTATCAGCTGAGCCGGCTGATGAAGCAACGGGTCGGCAGTATGAGCGGCGGTCAGAAACAGCGTCTGGCTCTGGCGGCTGCGGTAATGCATCAACCGGATTTACTATTTCTGGATGAGCCGACATCGGCTGTCGATCCTCAGTCGAGGCGTGATTTCTGGGAGCAGTTGTTTGATTTGTCTGATCAGGGCACCACGATTCTGGTCACCACCCACTATATGGATGAAGCTGAACGTTGCCACGGACTGGCGATTATGGAGTCAGGTGAGATCAAAGCGGATGGCCCGCCCAGCGAGCTGATGGAACAGATGGGCGTGAGTGTGGTGGAAATTGAGGCGCCGGGTTTGCGGCAGATGAAAGAGCGTCTGCTCTTGCTGCCCGAAGTGGTGTCGGCTGCTCAGCTGGGGATCCGGCTTCGTGTGCTGGTTCGGGCGGCTGAAACCGATCCGGTGGCCTGGCTGAAGCATCAGATGCCGTCGCTGCAGCAGGCAGAACTGACGGTTGTCCGGCCCAGTCTGGAAGATGTGTTTGTTACCAGCACAGGGAAGCCACGCCAATGAATCTTGTGTCCAGCCTGATCCGGATGAAGGCGATTCTGGTCAAGGAGTTCCGTCAGCTTTCACGCGACCGGATCACCTTCGGGATGGTGGTAATGATCCCGCTGATTCAGCTGTTGCTGTTTGGGTTTGCAATCAATACCGATGTGCGCAACATTCCGGTCGCCGTGGTCGATCAAAGTCAGTCTCAGTACGGGCGGATCATCACTGAGGCGGTCAAGGCCACGCAGGTGGTGACCGTGGTGGATGTTTACGCTACGCCTCATGATGGCGAGCAGGCCATTACTGCCGGTAAAGTCCGCGGCGTTCTGGTACTGCCCCGGGATCTGGACCAGCGGCTGGCACAGCACCGGGAAGCGGGTCAGTGGCTGGTGGACGGGTCCGATACCATGGTCAGCTCGGCACTGCTGCAGCTTCAGAATATGCCGGTGCAGAATCTGGTGGGAGACTATAAAGCGCAGCAGTCCAGCGTCATGACACCGACCTTTGAAGTCGCATTGTATTTCAACCCGGAACGCCGGACGGCGGTGAACATTGTGCCCGGCTTACTGGGGGTGATTCTGACAATGACGATGATTCTCTTTACCTCGGCTGCCATTGTCCGAGAACGGGAGCGGGGGAACCTGGAGCTGCTGATCACAACCCCGGTGCACTCGCTGGAACTGATGCTGGCGAAAATTGCCCCTTATATTGTCATTGGCCTGATTCAGGTGGTGATTATTCTTGGACTGGGTCATTTTATTTTTGATGTACCAATCAACGGCCCACTGAGCCAGATCTTGTTCGGCACCTTATTGTTTATCTCTGCCAGCCTGACGTTAGGACTGGTGATATCCACCATTGCGCAGACACAGCTTCAGGCCATGCAGATGACGGTCTTTATTCTGCTGCCTTCCATCCTGTTGTCCGGCTTTATGTTTCCTTATGAGGGGATGCCGGTTGTCGCGCAGTGGATTGCGGAGGTGCTGCCTGCAACACACTTTATGCGGATGATCCGCGGCATTGTGCTGAGAGGCGCGGATTTGGCTGTGCTTTGGAAAGATGCCTTGTGGTTAGCCGGTTTTACCTTGCTGGGGCTGCTGGTCGCGTCCTGGCGCTTTAAGAAAACGCTGGACTGACTGAACCCGGTTTCTGAGATCGCAAACTGAGGCAACATACTGATATGATGCCGTTCAGTGGCCGCAGGGCCGTGGGTTGCGATGTGCAGGAGTGGATGTGGGGAAAGGTGTTTTTTTATCTGTGTTGTCATCTTGCCTGTTCGGTGGGATGTATTTCTATGCAACGTTACTTCACCCGCTGGATGGAGAAGCGATTTTCAGCTGGCGGTTATTGCTGACACTTCCTTTTCTGACGCTCTTTTTGCTCAGCAGTCATGCCTGGGGGCAGGTGACAGAGATTGCCTTGCAGATCCGTCAGCGTCCGCTGCTCTGGTTGGGAGTTCCCCTGTCGGCCGGTTTGCTGGGGTTACAGTTCTGGCTCTTCTTATGGGCGCCAGTCAATGGTCGGGCCCTGCCTGTATCTCTGGGCTATTTTATGATGCCGCTGGTAATGGTGGTGTTGGGCAGACTGGTTTACAAAGACAGACTGAGCGGATTGCAGAAAGTCGCTGTGCTTTTTGCCGGGGTAGGGGTTGCCAATAAGCTCTGGCTGTCGGGCGGTTTGTACTGGGAAACCCTTGTGGTCGCGATGGGTTATCCGGCCTATTTTATGTTGCGGCGGAAAATGGGCACGGACAGCCTGGGTGGTCTGTGGTTTGATATGGCGATGATGTTCCCCCCGGTCATCTGGTGGCTGTTTATTCAGACCGAAAGCCTGAGTGTGTTGATGCAGCATTCACAGCTGATTGCACTGGTTCTCGGACTGGGTGTGCTCAGTGCGCTGGCGGTGGGCAGTTATATTGTAGCCAGTCGCCTGCTGAGTTTCAGCCTGTTCGGACTGCTGAGTTATGTTGAACCGGTATTACTGGTGATCGTATCACTGTTGCTGGGGGAACGTATCGAGGGCGGAGAGTGGCTCACTTACCTTGCCATCTGGGTTGCCGTGGCGTTTCTGATACTGGATTGTGTGCGCCAGATCCTGACTCAACGGCAAGTCCGGCTGGCCGCCGGAATGAGTGACTGATCCGGTCATGCCCGCGGATTTCAGCGGGCATGGTTCAGTGAGGGTTTAATGGTCCAGGTACAGGTAGTTTTGCCAGCTCTTCATCCGAATCAGTACTTTACGCATCACTGCCAGATGGTGCGCATGATCGGAGTAGACCGCAATTTCCATATTCGCCCCTAAAGGCAGCTTGTAAGCACTGATGTCATCAATCATTTTGAGTCTGACCAGCGGCCGCCCCTGACGCATCAGGATCTCGGTTCCGTATAGCACGCCTTGTGCCTGTGCCTGACCTTCTCCGATGGCTGGCAGTACTTCCACGATTTCTGCTTTGAACGTTTTTCCCGGAATGGCGCGGAAAATCACATCGGCTTCATAACCGGGTTTGAGGCGTAACAGGGAGTTCTGACGAAAGGCACCGATAATGAATTCATCATCGGTATTGATAAAGGTCATGACCGGACGCAGCGGGAGCGGAACAGCCATCATGCCCGGCCGGAGCAGAACCTGAGTGACAAATCCGCGGGTCGGCGCCCGGACAATGGTGGAGTCCAGATCAAACCGGGCTTTGACCAGCAGGGCTTCAATCTGGGCAATGCTGGTGTTCTGCCCGTTGATATTGGACTCGAACGCCAGTTTGGCTCGCCGTTCTTCCGCATGCGCAGCGTCGAGCGATGCTTCGGCGCTCCGGTAGAACTGTTCGCGGTTGTCCACATCTGCTTTGGTGAATGCACCGCGTTTGTAGCCGGTCGCATAGCGCTGGTATTGCTGGTAGGTTCGATCGCGTTCGGCCTGAGCTTTGACTCTCGTTGACATCGCAGCTTTGTAGGCGGCTTCCAGTCCCAGCACATTTTGTCTGGTTTCTTCCAGCTGTGCTTCCAGTCTGTCAACCTCAGCCTGAAAAGGCGTCGGGTCTATTTTAAAAAGCACATCGCCCTGTTTCAGGGGGGTGTTTGGCCTGACCGGCACTTCGGTGACTTTGCCACGGACATTCGGCATGATGGGCGTCGAAACATAGTATTCTCCCCCCAGACTGGTGTGCGGATGGTTGTAGTTCATCAGCAGTACCAGTGCACCTACCAGGACAATGCCTCCCAGAACGGCAGTCGGAACCGTCCATTTATTCAGAGGGATCCGGAAGATCTTAAAAATAAAAATACAGATTGCAGCGTATGAGAGAACCAGCAGGGTTTCCATTATTGATGGCCCTCGTCATTGTCATTGCTTTTCTGCTGACTGGCGGGATTGACCGGCGGGCAGGGAGCGTGTCTGAGTGCGGTCAGTTCGGTTTGCAGCAGCTGAATTTGTGCTTCCATTTTGGAAATCTGGGATTGCAGCAGAACCTGCTCATTCTGAATTTGCTGAAAGCCCCACCCCCGTTCTTTTCTCCACAAGGTGGCCCAGATCCATAAAAATGGCCACAGCGCGTGCAAAGTGAATAAACTGACCCATCCGGCATAATGGATAGCGTCCTGATGGGGATGCTCCCTTTCCTTGGCAATCTCATAGGGAATGTCGTGAATTGCGATGATGCCATAAAACATCACCAGGGCGACGAAGATAAGCAGCCCTAATGCAAAATAATCTAAAAACATAGAGTTACCCTAAAATCCGGACCATGATCTCAAGAGTATAGCGAAAAAATAAGCTTAGCCGATGTAAGGTTTTTGACTTTAAGGCGTCGTTCAGATCAAGCAGGCCGGCGAAATGCCGGCCTGTCGGAGAGAAAGTCTTGTGTGGTGTGTCACCGGAGGACTAAGACGCATCCTCTGCAGCTTGTCTTGCTTGTGCAATCCAGCTGTTAAACAGTTTCTGGTGCGATTTGATCCAGCCATTGGCGTGGTTCTCAATGTCCTGCTGGGAGTTCTGGCCCTGACTCATCCGCATATTCTGGGCACTGACGTCATTGATATCCAGCTGCATGACTTCAAACAGTTTGGCGGCCGCTGGATTGTCTTCGGCAAATTTTTTGTTTGCCACAATCCGCATGCTGTTCATCTGAAATCCATAGTTTTTGCCGTTCGGTAAAGTAGTGTCCACTTTTTTACGCTCGCCCGGCAGTGCGGAGAAAGGAACTTCCAGCCAAACCACGTCTCTTCCCGGAACCAGCACGCCGCTGACCCAGTAAGGCGTCCATGTGTAGTACAGAATCGGAGAACCGTTCCGGTAGCGGGAAATTGTGTCGGCGATAATGGCGGCGTAGTTACCCTGATTATGGGTGACTGTGTTGCGCAGCCCGTATACATCCAGCTGATGCTCAATCACACTTTCACAGCCCCAGCCCGGGTTGCAGCCGGTGAGATCGGCTTTGCCGTCACCGTTGGCGTCAAAGAGTTTGGCCAGTTTCGGATCTTTCAGCTGGCTGATATTGGTGATGCCGTATTTTTCAGCGGTTTTCTTATCAATCAGATAGCCCTGGGCTGCACCGGTAATGTATTCCCCTTTCCGGTAAAACTTATTGTCTCCGCCGGATTTGATAAATTTGTCTTTATGCAGGGGAGACCAGTTCACCGCGAGGAAAGTAGCATCCCCATTGGCAATCGAGGTATAGCCGACGTTGTAATCGACCTCTTTGGTCGGCAGAACCTTGTATCCCAGCGCTTCCAGAGCTTTATTGACAATCAGGGTCTGAAAGGTTTCTTCCGCCACCGTACTCTGTACGGGCTGAACGGAAATTCCCTGACCGGGTTCTTCGGCCGCGGTGGCGGTCCATGTTGCGACACCGGCAAGCAGTGCCGCTGAGAGTGAAAGTGACTTCCAGCGTGTTGTCATGGTGTTCTCCTTAAGATTGTGAATGGGTCGTCAGTTGCGGGGTCTCATCTTTTTTGAACCGGCGATAAATGAAGCCAATCGGGCCGTGTTCATACCAGTGACGGTATGCTTTGCCGCGATCAGATGCCCCCATGGCCTGGGTCAGACGGTCCAGCAGAATAGCCAGAATGACAATGCCCAGACCCCCAATGGCGGCCAGTCCCATATCCAGACGACCAATGCCGCGCAGGACCATTTGTCCCAGACCGCCTACGGCGATCATTGAGGCAATGACGACCATAGACAGGGCCAGCATCAGTGTCTGATTCACGCCAGCCATGATGGTTGGCATGGCCAGCGGCAGCTGAACCTTGTAAAGCATTTGTTTTGGATTCGCGCCAAAGGAATGTGCGGCTTCAATCAGTTCTTCCGGTACCTGCCTGATCCCCAGAATCGTCAGCCGGATGATGGGGGGGAGGGCAAAGATGATGGTGACGACCACACCGGGGACGTTCCCGATACCGAAGAGCATGACAATCGGCACCAGATACACAAAGGCCGGGGTTGTCTGCATTGCATCGAGAACCGGCCGGATGATTTTGGCGGCTTTTTCACTGCGTGCCAGCCAGATCCCGGTGGGCAACCCGATCAGCAGGCAGAAAAAGACCGACGTCAGAACCAGTGCCAGCGTGACCATCGCCTGATCCCAGGCACCGATGGCGCCAATCAGTAAGAGCGAGAGCACGGATGCGATCCCCATCCGGGCGCCCGCAATCTGCCAGGCCAGAATCATGATCAGGAAAATCATCAGCAGTGCCGGCGTCGACTGAAGTAAGGCCTGAAAAGCCGTGAGAATGTAATCAATCGGGACACTGATGGCCTGAAACGCGGGCCGGAAATTAGCGACCAGCCAGTTGATTCCGTCTTCCACCCAGCGATCAAAGGGGATCAGCGCATCCTGAAACGGGTGCATCCAGTCGATACTGGGATCGGCCGGGGCTGATGCCGCTTCGTTCAGCCAGTCAGACCCTGAATTGGGCGTTGAACCGGCGGCATTCCCCCAAGGGTCGGTATTGGCAGCATCTGTCGTTGCAGACCAGGGATCCTGCACAGGTGGTTGTTCCGGCACCGTTTCTGTTCCCGGAGCGGATGATACGGTTTGTGTTTCCTGGCTCATGTCAGGCCTCCCGGTCTAGTGTCTGTAGCAGGCGAGCTTTGGTGATAATGCCATGGTAGCGCTGCTGCTCATCAACGACGGGCACACCGTAAGGCAGGCTGGCAACATGACCAATCAGTTCACCTACCGGGGTATTGGGTAAGAACGTCACCGTGTCATTCAGCAACGCTTGTGTCAGCGGGTGGTTGGCTTTCGTGGCACTTTGTAAGGATTCGGTGGAGACAATCCCGACGTACTGATTGCGGCGATCGACCACGATGCCAAATTCGCGATCCTGGTCGTTGAGTAGCTGCAGGGCGGCGCGCGGGCCGTCGGTTTCGCCTTTTTTGATGACCGTGACCTGCTGTTTGCGGGCAATATCTTTCGCTGTGAAAACATTGGTGACATCCACGCCTTTGAAGAAGGAACGGACATAGTCATTGGCCGGGTGGTGGAGGATCTCATCCGGGGTCCCGATCTGGACCACTTCACCATTCTGCATAATGGCGATGCGATCCCCGATGCGCATGGCTTCATCCAGATCGTGGGAGATGAAAACGACGGTTCGTTTGTCATCACTTTGCAGCCGAATCAGCTCGTCCTGCATTTCGGTCCGGATCAGCGGATCCAGCGCGGAAAATGCTTCGTCCATCAGCAGAATGTCCGGGTCATTCGCCAGCGCTCTGGCCAGACCCACCCGCTGCTTCATCCCGCCGGACAGCTCGTCCGGATAGGAGGCTGCGTAGGCATCCAGGCCGACACGCGCCAGCGCTTTCAGTGCCGTCTCGTAGCGGGTATCTTTATCGACACCGGCCAGTTCCAGTCCGAAGGCGGTGTTGTCGATCACGGTCATATGCGGCATCAGTGCAAATGACTGAAACACCATACTGATGTTGTTTCTTCTGACGGTCCGCAATTCCTCTTCAGAAATCTTGGCAATGTCTTTTCCGTCAAGCAGCACCTGGCCATGTGTGGGTTCTATCAGTCGGTTGAGCAGCCTGACCAGTGTTGATTTTCCTGAACCTGAAAGGCCCATGATGACGAAAATTTCACCTTCCCGGATGGTCAGGCTGGCATCTTTGACCCCGACGGTGAGGCCGGTTTCTTCAAAGATGGCATCCTTATTCAACCCTTTTTCCAGCAGTGGGAACGCCCTTTCCGGAGCGCTGCCAAACACCTTGTAAAGGTTTTTTACTTCAAGTTTGACAGTCATAAATTGTACTAGTCCTTCAAAATGAATCTTCCTCTGCAAAGAAATTATTACAGATGAAACATTTGTACTCTAAACAATTATGGCATGTCTTTCAAAGTGATAAGGGGTTTATTTGAATATTTATCAGGTTTTAGGGTGCGGTTGTGAATCATAAACTGCCTATTTGTCTTATAAATAGACAATTTCTGGGGGTGTCTGACAAAAACAGGAATCAGGTGAAGGTTAGATGACTACTGATTGAGGGCGCGGTGAACGGGCAGTGTGACCAGAAAACAGTTCCCGGATGCCGTCTGGTTACCCTCAAGGACGATATCTCCGCCATGGAGCAGAGCAATATCGCTGATAATCGACATGCCGAGTCCGGCGCCATCGCCCCGTTCTGTATTGGCGCGGAAAAACTTTTCAAAGATCCGTTCCCGAATCATGTCCGGGATGGGCTGGCCGGAATCGCAGACACGGATCGCCACCCAGTCCTCTGACTGCAGGGTGACGGAGATATTGATGTCGGCATTCTTTCCGGCATAACGGATGGCATTATCAATTAGGTTGCTGAATAAACTGGTCAGCAGGACACCATTGGCGTCCATCATGAGGGTATCCGGGCCATCCAGCGACAGATTCTGGTCCTGTTTTAATGCCAGGGGCACCAGAGAGCCGATCACATCGCGCAGGCAGGCCATCAGATCGGTCTCGTTGAATGGAAAAGCATTCCCGCCTTCGACCCGGGCGAGCATCAGCAGCTGCTGAATTAGGCGGTCGGTCCGTTCAATGCCTTTGAGAATATGGGTCAAGTCGTTTTGCAGATCTGTCGGGTTATCACTGGCCAGTGCATTCTCAGCATTCAGACGCAGCACTGCTAATGGCGTTTTCAGCTCATGGGCTGCGGTGTGTGTGAAACGTTTTTCTCTGACCCAGGCTTTATCCAGTTCTGACAGCAGATAATTGAGCTGATCAATCAGAGGCTTGAGCTCGATGGTGGGCTGAGAAACCTGAATTGCATGCAGTTTGTTGATGGTGCGCCGAGACAGGGCCTGCTGAAGTTCCCCGACAGGCTGCATGATGTAGTTGACCAGCAGAATAATAGCAAGCGCCAGACAGGGGATTAGTAAGAGCTGTGGGATCCCGGTTGAGAAGGCGATATCGTCGATCAGTTCATCCCGGATTGCCTGTTTTTCTGCCACGATCAGAAAGGCTGCTTCCTGGTCCGGTGCTGTCGAAGGCAGGCGAATCTGGAAGCTGCGCCAGAGCTGACTGTCAAATGAGATCGGGTGGTAGCCAATTTTATCCGGGACAGAGAGCGGGGTCGGCGGGGCCGCAGGTGAGCGGAGCAGCACACCTTCGCTGGCACTGAACAGCTGAAACATCAGTTTCTGTTCATAGGGGTGTCCGTAAGGGGTCGGGTCATCATCATCGAGTCCGGCATGATTGCTGATGCCCTGATACCATTGCTCATAAAACAATTCGAGCTGTTCGGGCGGCATCATCAGTAACTGGGGGGCGCTTAGGGCAAGCAGTTTTGCGGATTGCCCCAGCCGGGCATCAAAAATTTCGTCAATCTCATGTTTGGATTCAGCGAAGATCAGGCTCCAGGAGATGGCAATCAGCACAGTGGCGGCCGTCACCGTCATCGTGATCAGCCGCTTTTTTATCGACAGCATGGGACGGATTTCAGCGATTATCAATGATATACCCTACGCCACGGATATTTTTGATCAGCGTGCTGCCCAGTTTTTTCCGCAAATTATGAATATGGACTTCAATGGCATTGTCACTGGCGGTGTCATCCCAGCCGTGCAGGGCTTGCTGAAGTCTGTCCTTACTCAGTACCCGTCCTGCCTGTGCCACTAATGTACTGAGAATTTTGAACTCATTTCGGGTCAGTTTGACGGGTTTTCCCTGAAAACTCACACTATTGTTGTCCAGAGACAGGGTTAAATCCCCGAGCTGGATTTCAGTCTCCGTACTCCCGGACAGACGCCGGATCATGACCCGCAGCCGGGCCAGTAATTCTTCCAGCGCGAAAGGCTTGACCAGATAATCATCGGCGCCACCGTCGAGTCCTTTGACCCGGTCGTCGATGCCATCCCGGGCGGTCAGGATCATCACCGGAACCTGATGGCCGGCACGGCGGATATGACGCAATACCTGCAGGCCATCAATATCCGGCAGCGTCAGATCGAGAATCACAGCCAGAAAATCTTCAGTTTTCAGTGCGTGTTCAACCCCCTGGCCGCGCTGCAGCCAGTCAACGGTATAGCCACGACGGCTGAGCGAGGCCACCATAGACTCGCCCAGCATCACGTCATCTTCGATCAGTAAGATCCGCATTGACTATTGCAGCTCCTTCAGTTTTTCCTGGATTTCACGCTGGCGACCCGCGTCGGCCAGTTTACGGCCCGGACGTGGTTTGGCATGGCTGGCACGAGTGAGGTAAACAATGGCATCATCTCGCCGTCCGTCCTGCGCCAGAAAATCCCCGTAAAAGTAATTTGGATCAATCCCATCCGGATTAATTGCCAGAGCTTTTTGCAGCATGGCTTCGGCTTTGTCGTCATCACCAAATGCAATTGGCCATCCGGGCACCTGGTAGTATAACGTGCCCAGGCTGGTATAGGCAGATCCGTCCAGGACTTTCGGGTCGGTCCTGATCACGTCTTCAAGCAAAGCCTTCGCTTCTTTGACCAGCGGCAGCGCGCCCAGGCCACCTTTGGCACCGGCCAGGCTGCTTTTGTTTATGGCCAGCCAGACTTTCAGGTCAGCGCGGTCTGGTGATTGCTGCAAGGCTTTTTTTGT
This DNA window, taken from Photobacterium sp. CCB-ST2H9, encodes the following:
- a CDS encoding Fe(3+) dicitrate ABC transporter substrate-binding protein, which translates into the protein MPLLGYLRWIAFSLFLFSSTAAFTATMTDSLGKSMTLDTPPQRIVTLEYAFADALAAIGISPVGIADDNDPLNLHPAVISRISGWVSVGDRSSPDLSQIAALKPDLIIADVNRHQAIYPALSAIAPTALLASRGETYAENLEVAEKIGKLVDQEALMTARLQEHDIYMRHIEKQLSPVHGQQALFAVALENGVYAYSGSAYPGGVLKAIGLRVPEQIGLDDRALRLVTLEEISTINPDILLSGTIVPDNALLQWQQQPVWPTLQAVKSEQFYQVDGRYWAHCRGILASEAMADALRKTLPQFTLEATDIQTTTLN
- a CDS encoding HlyD family secretion protein, which encodes MKLVGNWGIAVMIALLLTGCNRASTSQALGTLERDRITLTATATEIIRVMPVEEGQPVKAGEVLVRLDTTRQAAVLAQAKAQQVKAEAYLLRLTNGERVEDIAAAKAGLDQAEARLVDAEKTYERRERLVRQKLISVAERDNARAERDAARAEVTAARENLTKLTRGERTEDIQQAQAELEAAQANVALQQRILDDLTVVATRDGIVDSLPYNLGERVPVNAVVAVLQANSRPYARVYVPEPYRVAMQPGKQAAVYVDGVSQPYEGKLRWIATEPAFTPYYALNEDDRARLVYLAEFDLPDEARSLPSGVPVQVEMSVE
- a CDS encoding ABC transporter ATP-binding protein, which gives rise to MSELAINAVGLTRRFGDFTAVNQLNLHVPKGSIYGFLGPNGCGKSTTLRMLTGLLSPSEGEINVLGLRIPEQAEALRMKIGYMTQKFSLYEDLSVSENLQFIGQIYGLSSRELKPRVAELADTYQLSRLMKQRVGSMSGGQKQRLALAAAVMHQPDLLFLDEPTSAVDPQSRRDFWEQLFDLSDQGTTILVTTHYMDEAERCHGLAIMESGEIKADGPPSELMEQMGVSVVEIEAPGLRQMKERLLLLPEVVSAAQLGIRLRVLVRAAETDPVAWLKHQMPSLQQAELTVVRPSLEDVFVTSTGKPRQ
- a CDS encoding ABC transporter permease; this translates as MNLVSSLIRMKAILVKEFRQLSRDRITFGMVVMIPLIQLLLFGFAINTDVRNIPVAVVDQSQSQYGRIITEAVKATQVVTVVDVYATPHDGEQAITAGKVRGVLVLPRDLDQRLAQHREAGQWLVDGSDTMVSSALLQLQNMPVQNLVGDYKAQQSSVMTPTFEVALYFNPERRTAVNIVPGLLGVILTMTMILFTSAAIVRERERGNLELLITTPVHSLELMLAKIAPYIVIGLIQVVIILGLGHFIFDVPINGPLSQILFGTLLFISASLTLGLVISTIAQTQLQAMQMTVFILLPSILLSGFMFPYEGMPVVAQWIAEVLPATHFMRMIRGIVLRGADLAVLWKDALWLAGFTLLGLLVASWRFKKTLD
- the rarD gene encoding EamA family transporter RarD, giving the protein MGKGVFLSVLSSCLFGGMYFYATLLHPLDGEAIFSWRLLLTLPFLTLFLLSSHAWGQVTEIALQIRQRPLLWLGVPLSAGLLGLQFWLFLWAPVNGRALPVSLGYFMMPLVMVVLGRLVYKDRLSGLQKVAVLFAGVGVANKLWLSGGLYWETLVVAMGYPAYFMLRRKMGTDSLGGLWFDMAMMFPPVIWWLFIQTESLSVLMQHSQLIALVLGLGVLSALAVGSYIVASRLLSFSLFGLLSYVEPVLLVIVSLLLGERIEGGEWLTYLAIWVAVAFLILDCVRQILTQRQVRLAAGMSD